In Desulfurococcaceae archaeon MEX13E-LK6-19, the genomic window GAATAAGATCCCTTGACCTTGCTAGAGCGAGTCTAGCTGTTACACCATCGTATGCAGTATAGGTCATATAGTAGGTGTTATTCACCTTAACAATCCTTGGATCCTCGCATCCGCCACCCATCTCTTCTCTAAGCGTGGGATACAATACTGTTAGATTCAGCCTAACAAAATTGACTCCATCACGGCTAACAGCAAGCATTATAACCGATGTACCATGCCACGCTTTTTGTGCTCTATAGAACAGGTAGAAAGTACCATTAACATAGACTACAGCGGGATTATAAACAGCTTTAGCGTCAAAGCCTTTACCACTAGGCTTGAGTACAGGCCTACTTAGTTTAACAAGTCTATTAAGAAAATCTGTATCTAAATGAGTAGTTCTAGACTCTGGTAACAATACTTCACTAATAAAGAAAGAAGACGACATCACATAAACTATAATCATGAAAACAATGAGTATTATCCCGGGCTTCATGAACGACACCTTTTGCTCTCCCGGAAACTATTGTGGAACATATAGTTAGAAAAATTATACACTGTAGAGTACTCCATAGGTAACTAGTTGGTTTATTTCAACTATTACTGATTGATTTACTATTTCTACTATGACTACATTTTTAACCGGGATTCCACCGTTAGATAGGGGTGAGAATTGATCACGCCGCGAGAGGTGTTAGTGTTGCCGTCAGCAGAACTCGATGCTCTTTTTAAGCCTAGAAGCGTCGCCATTATTGGTGCTTCAAGAAAACCCGGCAAAATAGGGTATACTATTCTTAGAAACATTATTGAGTACGGCTACAAGGGACGTATATACCCGATTAACCCCCAGGCAAAAGAAATTCTTGGACTAAAAGCCTATCCAAGCATACTTGATGTACCAGGAGACGTCGACATGGCTGTTATAGCTATACCAGCGAACAAAGTGTTGGAAGCAGCTGAGGAATGTGGAAAGAAGGGAGTCAAAGTACTTGTCGTGATAACAGCTGGTTTCGGCGAAGTAGGTAATGTTGATGCCGAGAAAAAGCTTGTCGAGATAGCTAGGAACTATGGAATGAGGATTCTCGGACCCAACATATTCGGCGTAGCCTACACCCCCTCGAAACTAAACGCCACCTTCGGCCCCAAAGAAATCAGGGAAGGCAACATAGCGTTTATATCGCAGAGCGGAGCACTAGGCATAGCCTTAATGGGATGGACTGTTATGGAGGAGATTGGTCTCAGCGCACTAGTAAGCATAGGGAACATGGCTGACCTAGATGTGACAGAGATATCGGAGTACCTTGCAGACGATGAGCACACACGCGTCATAACAATATATCTCGAAGGACTAAGACCTGGCACTGGAAAGAGATTCATAGAAACAATGAAGAAGGTTACAAAGAAGAAACCAGTAATCGTGATCAAGGCTGGAAGAAGTAAGCGTGGAGCAGTCGCGGCATCAAGCCATACGGGAAGCCTAGCAGGCATGGACCAGGTCTACACTGCTGCTTTCAAACAAACAGGAATACTACGTGCCTATACAGTCGAAGAAATGTTTGATTGGGCCCGTGCATTCGCGAACCAGCCTATACCACGTGGCGACAGGACAATCATTATAACCAACGGCGGCGGAGTAGGTGTCATGGCAACTGATGCAGCAGAAGACTACGACGTACCATTGGTTGTTCCAAGCGAGGAACTCAAGTCAAAACTACGTGAAGCAATGCCTTGGTTCGGTAGCCCCAAGAACCCTGTTGACCTGACGGGACAGGCTGTCGTGGATAACTACGTGAAAGCACTTGAGGCAGCATATAATAGTGATGAAGTAGACAACATCATCGTCCTATATTGTCGTACAGCAATACTAGACCCACTAGACCTCGCGAAAGCTATCGTCGAGGTAGCTGAGAAACATAGAGACAAGGGCAAACCTATTCTGGCAGCTCTTGTTGGCGGAGAAGACGTGTTCAATGCCATAAAGCATCTTAACAAGAACAGAATACCAGCTTATCCATGTCCAGAGAGAGCTGTATCAAGTCTTGCGGCTATGATAAAGTATCGTAGATTTAAAGAAAAACTTTCTTAAACATAACCTACTTAACTTCTGTAATCATAATCTTTACTTCATCACCACCCCATAATTCCATTTCACTCGGCGACTCATGAATAAGCTCGCCATTTTCATCATAAATCCTTAGCCTAGCTTTCAATGGGATTTCATTCCACGAGATCCCTATATCACAAATCTTGCCCACAGAGTAGCATTTCCGTGTAAACTCCTTGGTTACAACTTCGATCGCATAATCATCCGGGAGACCTATGAACCTTATCTTGTCTCCACTACAGAACCTAAAGTACTCACTTGGAATAACACCGGGTTCGCCTACAGGCGGGATCCATCCAAGTACTGCTTCGGCGAAAGCGTACCTGTTGTAGAAATAGTATTTGAGCCTATGGTATCCTGAGTTAAGCATTATGGGCTCGCTGACATAAGTTGTCGGAGGCTGGTCTTTCCATGCATCAATAACTAGCGTATCATCTATCCAAAGCCTACTACCATCATCTGTTGTAACATAAAATCTGTATTCACCAGTCCTCGGAATGTATATGAAGCCTTTCCACATAACAGCAAAGAACTCGCTCGGCACACCAGGGGCGGGGTTATCCCACCATACGAAATTTATCCACGGGTGCACATCCTCTTTGATCGGCTTTAGTTTTTCTAGTTCTTCAGGAGGGTT contains:
- a CDS encoding acetate--CoA ligase produces the protein MPSAELDALFKPRSVAIIGASRKPGKIGYTILRNIIEYGYKGRIYPINPQAKEILGLKAYPSILDVPGDVDMAVIAIPANKVLEAAEECGKKGVKVLVVITAGFGEVGNVDAEKKLVEIARNYGMRILGPNIFGVAYTPSKLNATFGPKEIREGNIAFISQSGALGIALMGWTVMEEIGLSALVSIGNMADLDVTEISEYLADDEHTRVITIYLEGLRPGTGKRFIETMKKVTKKKPVIVIKAGRSKRGAVAASSHTGSLAGMDQVYTAAFKQTGILRAYTVEEMFDWARAFANQPIPRGDRTIIITNGGGVGVMATDAAEDYDVPLVVPSEELKSKLREAMPWFGSPKNPVDLTGQAVVDNYVKALEAAYNSDEVDNIIVLYCRTAILDPLDLAKAIVEVAEKHRDKGKPILAALVGGEDVFNAIKHLNKNRIPAYPCPERAVSSLAAMIKYRRFKEKLS
- a CDS encoding beta-glucosidase; protein product: MVYKVKNGAKQGLLVRFYTWHGDNPPEELEKLKPIKEDVHPWINFVWWDNPAPGVPSEFFAVMWKGFIYIPRTGEYRFYVTTDDGSRLWIDDTLVIDAWKDQPPTTYVSEPIMLNSGYHRLKYYFYNRYAFAEAVLGWIPPVGEPGVIPSEYFRFCSGDKIRFIGLPDDYAIEVVTKEFTRKCYSVGKICDIGISWNEIPLKARLRIYDENGELIHESPSEMELWGGDEVKIMITEVK